DNA sequence from the Deltaproteobacteria bacterium HGW-Deltaproteobacteria-2 genome:
TCTTTGGAACAGATATAAATTATAATTATTAAATTAATTCAATCGATTTTCTTTCCGATTAAATCAATAATTGTAATTTCCGGCTGCGCCAGAATACGCACCGGCGGCCCCCAAGTTCCGGCACCTCTGGTAACATAAAGTGATTTGTTTTTTCCAAACTGACAATATCCACAGTTTTTGGAGAAAAATAAGCGCGTTATTAACGTAAAAGGGAAAATTTGGCCACAATGTGTATGTCCGGAAAGCTGTAAGTTGAAGTTTTCATTATTATTGACAAATGGCTGATGTTTCAACAATAAAATAAAGCCGTTACTTTGTATTGCCGGCAATACATAATCCGGACGAGAATTATCCTTTCTCATACCCAATTTTCTCCCGGTCACATCATCGACGCCTATAATATTTATTCCCGCTACTTGCCTGGTTTCATCACGTAAGATTTCAAATCCCGCATTTTTAGTAAACTCCAACGAATGTCCGATCCCGGCATAATATTCATGATTGCCGGTAACTGCATATTTACCGTACTGAGTTCTAATTTGAGCAAGTTGCCTGGCTTGCGGCATCACATTGTCTAGTTCACCATCCAACAAGTCTCCGGTGGAAACCAAAATATCGGGATTAGCTTCCTGCACGCAATCGATTATCTTCTGTAGACGTTTATCCCGGACAATTAATCCAAT
Encoded proteins:
- a CDS encoding metallophosphoesterase produces the protein MIIFLLIFICLYGGINFYAFSRTRNVLHLSGKVQAIVIVLLVLMILAPVIIRLAESRHLETLARSIAYFGYLWMAFVFLFFFLDIAFNLLRHICKFFFKSAGSAPVRNIVFVLSIFVSFIFVVYGFFDAQRVRVKKMEIHTEQSLLNNGKIRIVQISDVHIGLIVRDKRLQKIIDCVQEANPDILVSTGDLLDGELDNVMPQARQLAQIRTQYGKYAVTGNHEYYAGIGHSLEFTKNAGFEILRDETRQVAGINIIGVDDVTGRKLGMRKDNSRPDYVLPAIQSNGFILLLKHQPFVNNNENFNLQLSGHTHCGQIFPFTLITRLFFSKNCGYCQFGKNKSLYVTRGAGTWGPPVRILAQPEITIIDLIGKKID